One genomic window of Penaeus chinensis breed Huanghai No. 1 chromosome 35, ASM1920278v2, whole genome shotgun sequence includes the following:
- the LOC125044529 gene encoding NADH dehydrogenase [ubiquinone] iron-sulfur protein 4, mitochondrial-like: MALRLGRSAFALLPRASRPLGRALSTTATRWVDDLSVKQVEPRDARKSMLSAEEVEHQKALSGYITIDAPADITPITGVPEEHIKTRRVLIKKPAKNSMQSGTSNIQLWRLSFDERERWENPLMGWSSTGDPLSNMQVDFGSREEAVAFCEKNGWEWIAEDPPVKPPRAKSYAASFSWNKRSRRSTK, encoded by the exons ATGGCCCTCCGGCTCGGACGCTCCGCCTTCGCCCTGCTTCCTCGCGCCTCCAGGCCCCTGGG GCGTGCCCTTAGCACAACAGCGACAAGATGGGTGGATGATCTCAGCGTCAAGCAGGTGGAGCCTCGTGATGCTCGGAAGTCCATGCTTTCGGCCGAGGAAGTAGAGCATCAGAAGGCACTCTCTGGTTACATCACTATCGATGCTCCT GCCGACATCACCCCAATTACGGGCGTCCCTGAGGAGCATATCAAGACAAGGCGCGTCCTGATCAAAAAGCCAGCCAAGAACTCGATGCAGTCAGGAACCAGTAACATCCAGCT GTGGCGCTTGTCGTTtgatgagcgagagagatgggaaaatccTCTCATGGGCTGGTCGTCCACAGGTGACCCCTTGTCTAATATGCAG GTTGATTTTGGATCCAGAGAGGAAGCAGTTGCCTTCTGCGAGAAGAATGGCTGGGAGTGGATTGCCGAGGACCCCCCCGTGAAGCCCCCACGTGCCAAGAGCTACGCTGCCAGCTTCTCGTGGAACAAGCGCTCTCGTCGGTCCACCAAGTAG